One segment of Panicum virgatum strain AP13 chromosome 1K, P.virgatum_v5, whole genome shotgun sequence DNA contains the following:
- the LOC120642283 gene encoding 7-deoxyloganetin glucosyltransferase-like: MSPKEAAQRPHAVLIPQPAQGHVTPMLHLAQALHARGFHITYVNSEYNHRRLLRSRGPASLAGAAGFRFEAVPDGLPPSDNDDVTQDIAALCLSTTQHSAAPFRDLLARLNATPGGPPVSCVVADGVMSFAQRVAEEMGILAFVFWTTSACGFMGYLHFAELIKRGYVPLKDESDLTNGYLDTVIDWIPGMPGIRLKDIPSFIRTTDRDDVMLNFDGGEAQNARRARGVILNTYDALEQGVVDALRREFPRVYTVGPLAAFANAARGGELDAIGGNLWKEDTSCLRWLDTQPSGSVVYVNFGSITVMSPAQLSEFAWGLAGSGRPFLWVIRPDLVSGENAMLPEEFVTDTKERGVLASWCPQELVLSHPSVGLFLTHCGWNSTLESICAGVPML; encoded by the exons ATGAGCCCCAAGGAGGCGGCACAGCGGCCGCACGCCGTGCTCATCCCGCAGCCGGCGCAGGGCCACGTCACGCCGATGCTGCACCTCGCCCAGGCGCTGCACGCCAGGGGGTTCCACATCACCTACGTCAACTCCGAGTACAaccaccgccgcctgctccgGTCCCGCGGCCCGGcgtcgctcgccggcgccgccggcttccGCTTCGAGGCCGTGCCGGACGGCCTGCCGCCGTCCGACAACGACGACGTCACGCAGGACATCGCCGCGCTCTGCCTCTCCACCACCCAGCACAGCGCCGCGCCGTTCAGGGACCTGCTGGCGAGGCTCAACGCCACGCCggggggcccgcctgtcagctgCGTCGTAGCCGACGGCGTGATGAGCTTCGCGCAGAGGGTCGCCGAGGAGATGGGGATCCTGGCTTTTGTCTTCTGGACCACGAGCGCGTGCGGCTTCATGGGGTACCTCCACTTCGCCGAGCTCATCAAACGAGGCTACGTGCCACTGAAAG ACGAAAGTGACCTGACAAATGGTTACCTGGACACTGTAATCGACTGGATCCCCGGCATGCCGGGCATCCGTCTGAAGGACATCCCCAGCTTCATCAGAACGACGGACCGGGACGACGTGATGCTCAActtcgacggcggcgaggcgcagaACGCGCGCCGGGCCCGCGGGGTCATCCTCAACACGTACGACGCGCTAGAGCAGGGCGTGGTGGACGCGCTGCGCCGCGAGTTCCCGCGCGTGTACACCGTCGGCCCGCTCGCCGCGTTCGCGAACGCCGCGCGGGGAGGCGAGCTGGACGCGATCGGCGGGAACCTCTGGAAGGAGGACACGAGCTGCCTCCGGTGGCTCGACACGCAGCCGTCGGGCTCCGTCGTGTACGTCAACTTCGGCAGCATCACGGTGATGTCCCCCGCTCAGCTCTCCGAGTTCGCGTGGGGCCTGGCGGGCTCCGGCAGGCCGTTCCTGTGGGTCATCAGGCCGGACCTCGTCTCCGGCGAGAACGCCATGCTGCCGGAGGAGTTCGTCACGGACACAAAGGAAAGGGGTGTTCTGGCGAGCTGGTGCCCGCAGGAGCTGGTCCTCTCGCACCCCTCCGTAGGGCTGTTCCTGACTcactgcgggtggaactccACGCTGGAGAGCATATGCGCCGGCGTGCCGATGCTCTGA
- the LOC120642292 gene encoding 7-deoxyloganetin glucosyltransferase-like codes for MGSLGGGAQGDSRPHAVCLPYPAQGHITPMLNVAKLLHARGFHVTFVNTEYNHARLVRTRGAAAVAGVPGFRFATIPDGLPPSEDDDVTQDIPSLCKSTTETCLGPFRRLLAELNDDPAHPPVTCVVSDVVMGFSIDAAKELGLPYVQLWTASTISFLGYQHYRLLMSRGLAPLKDAEQLTNGFLDTAVDDVPGLRSMRFRDFPSFIRTTDPDEFMVHYVLKETGRSAGASAVIVNTFGELEGEAVAAMESLGLARKVYTLGPLPLLAREDPPTPRSSISLSLWKEQAECLRWLDGREPGAVVYVNFGSITVMTNEQLVEFAWGLANSGRQFLWIIRRDLVKGDSAVLPPEFLAATADRGLMASWCPQQEVLDHPAVGAFLTHSGWNSTLEAMCGGVPVISWPFFADQQTNCRYQCNEWGVGMEIDANVRRDAVAGLITELMEGEQGKEMRRKAREWRDKAIEAAKPGGASHRNLDELVRDVLLPKN; via the exons ATGggctccctcggcggcggcgcgcagggcgacAGCAGGCCGCACGCCGTGTGCCTGCCGTACCCGGCGCAGGGCCACATCACCCCGATGCTCAACGTGGCCAAGCTGCTCCACGCCCGGGGCTTCCACGTCACCTTCGTCAACACCGAGTACAACCACGCCCGCCTCGTCCGgacccgcggcgccgccgccgtggccggcgtCCCGGGCTTCCGCTTCGCCACCATCCCGGACGGCCTGCCCCCCTCGGAGGACGACGACGTCACGCAGGACATCCCCTCGCTCTGCAAGTCCACCACTGAGACCTGCCTCGGCCccttccgccgcctcctcgcggaGCTCAACGACGACCCCGCCCACCCGCCCGTCACCTGCGTCGTCTCCGACGTCGTCATGGGCTTCTCCATCGACGCCGCCAAGGAGCTCGGCCTCCCCTACGTCCAGCTCTGGACGGCCAGCACCATCAGCTTCCTCGGCTACCAACACTACCGCCTCCTCATGAGCCGGGGCCTCGCCCCACTCAAAG ATGCCGAGCAGCTGACGAACGGGTTCCTGGACACGGCGGTGGACGACGTCCCGGGGCTGCGGAGCATGAGGTTCCGGGACTTCCCGAGCTTCATCCGCACGACGGACCCGGACGAGTTCATGGTGCACTACGTCCTCAAGGAGACGGGGCGCTCGGCGGGCGCGTCGGCGGTGATCGTCAACACCTTCGGCGAGCTCGagggcgaggcggtggcggccatggAGTCGCTGGGCCTGGCGCGCAAGGTCTACACGCTGGGCCCGCTCCCGCTGCTGGCGCGCGAGGACCCGCCCACCCCGCGCTCCTCCATCAGCCTCAGCCTCTGGAAGGAGCAGGCGGAGTGCCTGCGGTGGCTCGACGGCAGGGAGCCCGGCGCCGTCGTCTACGTCAACTTCGGCAGCATCACCGTCATGACCAACGAGCAGCTGGTGGAGTTCGCGTGGGGGCTGGCCAACAGCGGCCGCCAGTTCCTGTGGATCATCCGCCGCGACCTCGTCAAGGGCGACAGCGCCGTGCTGCCGCCGGAGTTCCTCGCCGCCACGGCCGACCGCGGGCTCATGGCGAGCTGGTGCCCGCAGCAGGAGGTGCTGGACCACCCGGCCGTCGGCGCGTTCCTCACGCACAGCGGCTGGAACTCCACCCTAGAGGCCATGTgcggcggcgtccccgtcaTCAGCTGGCCCTTCTTCGCCGACCAGCAGACCAACTGCCGGTACCAGTGCAACGAGTGGGGCGTCGGCATGGAGATCGACGCCAACGTCCGCCGCGACGCCGTGGCGGGCCTCATCACGGAGCTCATGGagggggagcaggggaaggagatgaggaggaaggCCCGGGAGTGGCGGGACAAAGCGATCGAGGCGGCCAAGCCCGGGGGGGCGTCTCACCGCAACTTGGACGAGCTGGTCCGCGACGTGCTCCTGCCCAAGAACTAG
- the LOC120642302 gene encoding EPIDERMAL PATTERNING FACTOR-like protein 1 translates to MAVSSPRRALLAAVFLGFLLGAATSIRTATFSSSQNLAEDKSRLGSTPPSCRNRCSACNPCTPVQVTTVPGLGGGARVTDDTVAGFSRYSNYKPLGWKCRCDGRLYDP, encoded by the exons ATGGCCGTGAGCTCACCTCGCCGGGCACTCCTCGCCGCCGTGTTCCTTGGCTTCCTCCTCGGCGCCGCGACCAGCATCCGCACGGCGACGTTTTCCTCTTCTCAG AACCTTGCGGAGGACAAGTCGCGGCTGGGGTCGACGCCGCCGAGCTGCCGCAACCGGTGCAGCGCGTGCAACCCCTGCACGCCCGTCCAGGTGACGACCGTgccggggctcggcggcggcgcccgcgtcaCCGACGACACGGTGGCCGGCTTCTCGCGCTACTCCAACTACAAGCCGCTGGGGTGGAAATGCCGCTGCGACGGCCGCCTCTACGACCCCTAG
- the LOC120642311 gene encoding protein EXORDIUM-like, translating into MVSRVLVVAVVLMSLAQLSAGSRRLMELYIPPASDQLTYHHGTVLSGGIPVSVLWYGKFTPAQRSIVSDFLLSLTTAPGAATPSAGQWWGTIDQLYLSSAATNGAAPARVLLDAQVSDEACSLGRSLTLAQVEQLAARAGGKKGGISLVLTDEDVAVEGFCSSRCGKHGSAAPGNSAYIWVGNSAKQCPGQCAWPFAQPQYGPQAKPLVAPNGDFGMDGLVMVLATMVAGTVTNPYGDAFYQGPREAPLEACTACPGVYGSGAYPGFPGKLLVDETTGASYNANGTNGRKYLLPALYNPETSTCSTLV; encoded by the coding sequence ATGGTTTCTCGTGTGCTGGTAGTGGCGGTGGTACTGATGAGCCTGGCGCAGCTCTCCGCGGGGAGCAGGAGGCTGATGGAGCTGTACATCCCTCCGGCGAGCGACCAGCTGACGTACCACCACGGCACCGTGCTCAGCGGCGGCATCCCGGTGTCCGTCCTCTGGTACGGCAAGTTCACGCCGGCGCAGAGGTCCATCGTCTCCGACTTCCTCCTGTCGCTCACCACCGCGCCGGGCGCGGCCACGCCGTCGGCCGGGCAGTGGTGGGGCACCATCGACCAGCTCTACCTGTCGAGCGCCGCCACGaacggcgccgcgccggcgcgcgtGCTCCTCGACGCGCAGGTGTCCGACGAGGCTTGCTCGCTGGGGAGGTCGCTCACGCTGGCGCAGGTCGAGCAGCTcgcggcgcgcgccggcgggAAGAAGGGCGGCATCTCGCTGGTcctcaccgacgaggacgtggcCGTGGAGGGGTTCTGCAGCAGCCGGTGCGGCAAGCACGGGTCCGCCGCCCCGGGCAACTCCGCCTACATCTGGGTGGGCAACTCCGCGAAGCAGTGCCCCGGGCAGTGCGCGTGGCCGTTCGCGCAGCCGCAGTACGGGCCGCAGGCCAAGCCCCTGGTGGCGCCCAACGGCGACTTCGGGATGGACGGCCTGGTGATGGTCCTCGCCACCATGGTGGCCGGCACCGTGACCAACCCCTACGGCGACGCGTTCTACCAGGGCCCCAGGGAGGCGCCGCTGGAGGCGTGCACCGCGTGCCCGGGCGTCTACGGGAGCGGCGCCTACCCGGGCTTCCCCGGGAAGCTTCTCGTCGACGAGACCACCGGGGCCAGCTACAACGCCAACGGCACCAACGGGAGGAAGTACCTGCTCCCGGCCTTGTACAACCCGGAGACGTCCACCTGCAGCACGCTGGTGTAG